A genomic region of Clavibacter michiganensis subsp. insidiosus contains the following coding sequences:
- the efeU gene encoding iron uptake transporter permease EfeU: MFANYLIGLREGLEAALVVTILIAYVVKIGRRDVLGRLWLGVGLAVLLALSVGAILTYGAYGLTFEAQEAIGGSLSIVATGLVTWMVFWMLRTAKDMRSELQGAVDRAIAGAAWGLVAVAFLAVGREGIETALFLWSAVQATGATTMPLVGAGLGLVTAVALGWLVYRGVLRIDLARFFTWTGALLIVVAGGVLAYGVHDLQEAGILPGIGALAFDVSGAVPPGSWYGTLLKGTVNFSPATTWLEAITWVLYVVPTLATYLTLARRGRRARPAPDAPAAPVADPARVADATAAR, encoded by the coding sequence GTGTTCGCGAACTACCTGATCGGCCTGCGCGAGGGCCTCGAGGCCGCCCTGGTCGTGACCATCCTCATCGCCTACGTCGTCAAGATCGGCCGCCGCGACGTGCTCGGCCGGCTCTGGCTCGGCGTCGGGCTCGCGGTCCTCCTCGCCCTGTCCGTCGGCGCGATCCTCACCTACGGCGCCTACGGCCTCACGTTCGAGGCGCAGGAGGCCATCGGCGGATCCCTCTCCATCGTCGCCACGGGCCTCGTCACCTGGATGGTGTTCTGGATGCTCCGCACCGCGAAGGACATGCGCTCCGAGCTGCAGGGCGCCGTCGACCGGGCGATCGCGGGCGCCGCGTGGGGCCTCGTCGCCGTCGCCTTCCTCGCCGTCGGCCGCGAGGGGATCGAGACGGCCCTGTTCCTCTGGTCGGCCGTGCAGGCCACGGGCGCCACCACCATGCCGCTCGTCGGCGCGGGCCTCGGGCTCGTCACCGCGGTCGCGCTCGGGTGGCTCGTCTACCGCGGGGTGCTCCGCATCGACCTCGCGCGCTTCTTCACCTGGACGGGCGCGCTCCTCATCGTCGTCGCCGGCGGCGTGCTCGCGTACGGCGTGCACGACCTGCAGGAGGCGGGGATCCTGCCCGGCATCGGCGCGCTCGCGTTCGACGTGTCCGGCGCCGTCCCGCCCGGATCCTGGTACGGCACGCTCCTCAAGGGCACCGTCAACTTCTCCCCCGCCACCACGTGGCTCGAGGCGATCACGTGGGTGCTGTACGTCGTGCCGACGCTCGCGACCTACCTGACGCTCGCGCGGCGCGGCCGGCGGGCACGTCCGGCACCCGACGCCCCCGCTGCTCCCGTCGCCGACCCGGCCCGCGTCGCCGACGCGACCGCCGCCCGCTGA
- the efeO gene encoding iron uptake system protein EfeO produces MKRSPLPAAALLAGAALALSGCVANAPTGSAADGAASADPGVTQLTVDSSADACTVSAATAPSGTVSFHVTNSTDQVTEFYLLAEDGLRIVGEVENVSPGIERDLVVTAQPGSYYTVCKPGMVGDGVGRARFTVTGDQVALAGDAAQQGQDAAAAYLAYVKDQVGRLLPATQEFADAYLADDDDKARALYPTARAYYERVEPVAESFGDLDPEIDFREADVEPGTEWTGWHRIEKDLWQPSPDANGGDVYTPLGAADRAHFAQQLTADTQELYDAVHADGFSVDISTVSNGAVGLMDEVASGKITGEEEIWSHTDLWDFQANLEGARVAYEGVRDIVAPKDPQLVATLDAQFASLEKDLAAYGSLEKGFTTYDRLTTDQVKGLADGVNALAEPLSKLTGALVG; encoded by the coding sequence ATGAAGCGCTCCCCCCTCCCCGCCGCCGCCCTGCTCGCGGGCGCCGCCCTCGCCCTCTCGGGCTGCGTCGCGAACGCCCCGACCGGATCCGCCGCCGACGGCGCCGCCTCCGCGGACCCCGGCGTCACGCAGCTCACGGTCGACAGCTCCGCCGACGCGTGCACCGTGTCCGCCGCGACCGCCCCCAGCGGCACGGTGTCGTTCCACGTCACGAACTCCACCGACCAGGTGACCGAGTTCTACCTGCTCGCGGAGGACGGCCTCCGCATCGTGGGCGAGGTCGAGAACGTGAGCCCCGGGATCGAGCGCGACCTCGTGGTCACCGCGCAGCCCGGCAGCTACTACACCGTCTGCAAGCCCGGCATGGTGGGCGACGGCGTGGGCCGCGCGCGCTTCACCGTCACGGGCGACCAGGTCGCGCTCGCGGGCGACGCCGCGCAGCAGGGCCAGGACGCGGCGGCCGCGTACCTCGCCTACGTCAAGGACCAGGTCGGCCGCCTCCTCCCCGCCACGCAGGAGTTCGCCGACGCGTACCTCGCGGACGACGACGACAAGGCCCGCGCGCTCTACCCCACGGCCCGCGCGTACTACGAGCGCGTCGAGCCCGTCGCGGAGTCGTTCGGCGACCTCGACCCGGAGATCGACTTCCGCGAGGCCGACGTCGAGCCCGGCACCGAGTGGACCGGGTGGCACCGGATCGAGAAGGACCTCTGGCAGCCCTCGCCCGACGCGAACGGCGGCGACGTCTACACGCCGCTCGGCGCCGCGGATCGCGCGCACTTCGCGCAGCAGCTGACCGCGGACACGCAGGAGCTCTACGACGCGGTGCACGCGGACGGCTTCTCGGTCGACATCTCCACGGTCTCCAACGGCGCGGTCGGCCTGATGGACGAGGTCGCCTCCGGCAAGATCACCGGCGAGGAGGAGATCTGGTCGCACACCGACCTCTGGGACTTCCAGGCCAACCTCGAGGGCGCGCGCGTCGCGTACGAGGGCGTCCGCGACATCGTCGCGCCCAAGGACCCGCAGCTCGTGGCCACGCTCGACGCCCAGTTCGCGTCCCTGGAGAAGGACCTCGCCGCGTACGGATCCCTCGAGAAGGGCTTCACGACCTACGACCGGCTCACCACCGACCAGGTCAAGGGCCTCGCGGACGGCGTGAACGCGCTCGCCGAGCCACTGTCGAAGCTCACCGGCGCGCTCGTCGGCTGA